ATTTAACTCGGTAAAAATCATCTTTGAAAAATCACTCTTAAACACCTTCGATACCAATTGACCAAATCCAAGGTCCAGTTGATTACCGATAATTAAAACGGATATCAGCAAAGAAACGAGCATGAATGTAGTCTGAAGCGTGTCGGTCCACACAATGGCTTTCACTCCACCCCTTATTGTATAAAGCAGAATGAGGGTAATGGCAATTAAGGTTGTCACTGTGAATGGCACACCCCATGCTTTAAAAACAAAAATATGCAGGACGTTGACAACCAGATACATTCTGAATGATGCCCCGATTAAACGTGACAGAATGAAAAAAAAGGAACCTGTTTTGTATGACCAGAATCCAAACCGTCGCTCCAGGTAAGTATATATTGAGGTGAGATTTAAACGGTAATACAATGGCAAAAGAACATTGATAATTACGAAATACCCAACGAGATAACCCATGACTATGACCATGTAGGAAAATTTCGAGACACCTACATCTCCGGGTATGGATATGAAGGTGACACCTGATATAGAAGCGCCTATCATTCCATAAGCAACAACATACCATGGGGATACTTTCCTGCCAAGAAAAAAAGTGAAGTTATCAGGAGACCTGGCAACAATGCGGGTAATGACATAGAGCACGATAAAATATCCCAGGAACAGTGATAGTATAAATGCAGGAGACACGCGAATCAGAATTTCTTATTATTCCCAGAGAAGAACGTTGTCGCAAATGCCAGAAGGTCCGGTGAATGTACGTCAACACATTTGGGATACCTCAGTGCCAAATGGTTATCAGGTCCTATCAATACCGAAAACATCCCCAGACGTTTACCAAAAAGCATATCAACCAGGCTGTCACCAGCAACAATTGATTTCTTAAATACAATTCCAGGGTAATCCTTTCGTGCCCTCAGTGCCATTCCTGGTCCGGGTTTACGGTATAAACTCCATTCATCCTCTCTGTCCGGACAAAAATATATCTGGTCAATTCTGCCTCCATGATAGCTGATCTCTTCCAGCATCTTATCATGGATCCGTGTAAGTTCAGCCTCTGTCATCAATCCTTTTCCAACACCCTGCTGGTTCGAAACGACCAGAATTCTGCCAAAAAAAGGATTCAGGATTTTTAAAGCTTCCTTTACTCCCGGCAGAAATTCAAATTCCTCCGGTGTCCTGACATAGCCGTTTTCAATACGTCTGTTTATGACACCATCCCTGTCGAGGAATAAAGTCCAGCCCCTGTCAATAATCATACTGTGTAAGTTCATCCTGAGCCCTTAAATAATCTTCCGGTAATCCAATATCAATAAAATACTTTTCACAAGGATATCCAAACATATCGACCGTAGTACAATAATGCTCAAAAACGTCCCTTTCAAGTGAAAATCGCCCCTTCAGGTTTAAGTCCTGAAAAAAAATTCTTTTAACGTGATAAATACCTCCATTAATGTATCCGGGACCAGATGCACTATTCTTTTCACTGAAAGCATGAATACGGCCATCATCGCCGAAATCAACCGACCCATACCTGCCGGTATCATTTACCTTAGCCAGAGCGATACAAACAGGAGAATCAGTGAGTGATGAAAATTTCGCAAAAGCGTCCAGATCTACATCAAAAAAAGAATCACCGTTTAAAACAAAAACCCTGGAACATGAAACATATTTCAATGCCATGACCAAACCGCCTCCTGTGCCTAAAGGTTCGTGTTCCACAGAGTATTTGATGGAAATGCCCTGGTATTCAGATTTAAAGTATTCGGTAATTTTTTCAGATTTGTACCCAACAGCAAGTACTACTTTTTGTACACCCTGTTTTTTCAAATACCTGAGGAGATATTCAAGAAATGGACGGCCATTTACTAATGCCATCGGCTTGGGCAGGTCATCAATAACACCGTGAAGGCGAGTGCCCCTGCCTCCGGCTAAAATAATGGCCTCATGTATCATCCCGGGAACATTTTTGATTCCACCAGCTCGCATAGTATATGACCGATCAGAATATGAGTTTCCTGTATCCGCGGAGTATCTGCTGAGGGTACTTTTAACTGATAGTTACACAAGTCCTTCATCAGTCCACCCGTTTCACCGGTCATACCGACTGTTATGATACCCATCTCTCGTGCGACCCTGAGAGCCAGAATAACATTTTTTGAATTACCTGATGTAGAAATCCCTATAATAACATCTCCTTTCCGGCCCCGGGCTCTGACCAGCCTCGAAAACACCTCGTCAAATGAATAATCGTTAGCTACTGCGGTCAGATAAGAAGTATTCACATGCAATGCCTCTGCATTCAACGGAGGCCTGTCAAAATAAAACCGCCCTGTCAGCTCGGCAGCTAAATGCTGGGCATCGGCAGCACTGCCACCATTACCACAAAACATAACTTTACCGCCTTTTCTTAGCGATTTAACACAGGCTTCTACAACCTTATTCATTGTTTCTATAAATACCACATCCGAAAGCAATTCCTGCTTCACAATTATAGATTGTTGGATGATCCCTT
The genomic region above belongs to Bacteroidota bacterium and contains:
- a CDS encoding HAD family hydrolase codes for the protein MNLHSMIIDRGWTLFLDRDGVINRRIENGYVRTPEEFEFLPGVKEALKILNPFFGRILVVSNQQGVGKGLMTEAELTRIHDKMLEEISYHGGRIDQIYFCPDREDEWSLYRKPGPGMALRARKDYPGIVFKKSIVAGDSLVDMLFGKRLGMFSVLIGPDNHLALRYPKCVDVHSPDLLAFATTFFSGNNKKF
- a CDS encoding nucleotidyltransferase family protein encodes the protein MIHEAIILAGGRGTRLHGVIDDLPKPMALVNGRPFLEYLLRYLKKQGVQKVVLAVGYKSEKITEYFKSEYQGISIKYSVEHEPLGTGGGLVMALKYVSCSRVFVLNGDSFFDVDLDAFAKFSSLTDSPVCIALAKVNDTGRYGSVDFGDDGRIHAFSEKNSASGPGYINGGIYHVKRIFFQDLNLKGRFSLERDVFEHYCTTVDMFGYPCEKYFIDIGLPEDYLRAQDELTQYDY
- a CDS encoding D-sedoheptulose 7-phosphate isomerase, giving the protein MKKKKTTNKAEAKVKGIIQQSIIVKQELLSDVVFIETMNKVVEACVKSLRKGGKVMFCGNGGSAADAQHLAAELTGRFYFDRPPLNAEALHVNTSYLTAVANDYSFDEVFSRLVRARGRKGDVIIGISTSGNSKNVILALRVAREMGIITVGMTGETGGLMKDLCNYQLKVPSADTPRIQETHILIGHILCELVESKMFPG